The following nucleotide sequence is from Micromonospora sp. WMMD1120.
GCGGTCTCCTGGTCGAAGCGTTCCGCCAGTCGCTGCCGGACCGCCCCGCACACCTCCTGGGCGTCCTCCGGGGTCGCGGTCTTGCCCGTGCCGATCGCCCAGACCGGCTCGTACGCGATCACGACCTGCCGCACCTGCTCGGGGGTGAGCCCGGCGAGGCCACCGTCGAGCTGGTCGGAGCAGTGCGCCACGTGGGTGCCCTGCTCGCGGACGTCCAGCCCCTCCCCCACGCAGAGGATCGGCGTCAGGCCGTGCGTCAGCGCCGCCTTGACCTTGGCGTTGACGAGCGCGTCGTCCTCGTGGTGGTAGGCCCGCCGCTCGGAGTGCCCGACCACGACGTACGTGCAGCCCAGCTTGGCCAGCAGCGGGCCGGAGATGTCCCCGGTGTACGCGCCGGACGCGTGCGGGGAGAGGTCCTGCCCGCCGTAGCCGATCAGCAGCTTGTCCCCGTCCACGGCGGTCTGCACGGTGCGCAGGTCGGTGAAGGGGGGCAGCACGACCGTCTCGACGTCGGTCAGCTGCTTCTCGGTGAGGCTCGCCGCCAGCTTCTGCACCAGCAGGTTGGCCTCGAGGTGGTTGAGGTTCATCTTCCAGTTGCCGGCCATCAGCGGCCGGCGGGTGGTGCTCGCCATGTTCATTTCTCCAGGGCCGCGATGCCGGGGAGGGTCTTGCCCTCGAGGTATTCCAGGGAGGCGCCACCGCCGGTGGAGATGTGCCCGAAGGACGACTCGTCCAACCCGAGGGCACGGACCGCCGCCGCGCTGTCACCGCCACCGACGACGCTGAACGCGTCGGCCTTGGTGATCGCCTCGGCGACCCCCCGGGTGCCCGCCGCGAAGGCCGGCATCTCGAACACGCCCATCGGCCCGTTCCAGAAGATGGTCTTCGCCTGGGACAGCGCGGCGCTGAAGCCGGCCACCGTCTCCGGGCCGACGTCCAGGCCGAGCCGGTGGCTCGGGATGCCGTCGACGCGGACCGTGTCGTGCGCGGCGTCCGGGGCGAACGCGTCCGCCACCACCACGTCGACCGGAAGCATGATCTTGCCGCCGGAGCGCTCCAGCAGGTTGCGGCAGGTCTCGACCATGTCCTTCTCCAGCAGCGAGGTGCCCACCTCCAGGCCCTGGGCCTTGAGGAAGGTGAAGCACATGCCACCGCCGATGAGCAGCCGGTCCACGGTGGGCAGCAGCGCCTCGATCACCGCGAGCTTGTCGGACACCTTCGACCCGCCGAGCACCACCACGTACGGTCGCTCCGGGTCGCCGGTCAGCTTCGACAGCACCTCGACCTCGCGCAGCACCAGTCGGCCCGCGACGTGCGGCAGCCGCGCCGGCACGTCGAAGACGCTCGCGTGCTTGCGGTGCACCGCGCCGAACGCGTCGTCCACGTACGCGTCGCCGAACGCGGCGAGCTGGTCGGCGAAGGCGCCCCGCTCGGCTTCGTCCTTACTGGTCTCGCCCGCGTTGAAGCGCAGGTTCTCCAGCAGGGCAACCTGACCGTCGGCCAGGTCGGCGACGGTGGCGCGGGCCGACTCGCCGACGGTGTCGGTGGCGAAGCGCACCGGCGCTCCGAGCAGCTCACCGAGCCGCCCGGCGACCGGGCTGAGGCTGAACTGCGGGTCCGGCGCGCCCTTCGGGCGGCCCAGGTGCGAGCAGACGACCACCTTCGCGCCGGCCTCAACCAACGCGCCGAGGGTCGGCAGCACCGCGCGGATGCGGCCGTCATCAGTGATCGCACCGGTCTGCTTGTCGAGCGGGACGTTCAGGTCGGCGCGCACCAGCACGCGCCGACCCGACACCCCCTCGGCGAGCAGGTCGTCGAGGGTCCGGATGCTCACAGTGAGCTACCGACCAGCTTGACCAGGTCGACGAGGCGGTTGGAGTAGCCCCACTCGTTGTCGTACCAGCCGACGACCTTGACCTGGTTGCCGATCACCTTGGTCAGCGGCGCGTCGAAGATGCACGACGCCGGGTCGGTGACGATGTCGGCGGAGACGATCGGGTCCTCGTTGTAGACCAGGATGCCCTTGAGCGGGCCGTCCGCGGCGGCCTTCAGCGCGGCGTTGACCTCGTCGACGGTGGTCTCGCGGCCGACCTCGACGGTCAGGTCGGTGGCCGAGCCGGTCGGGATCGGCACCCGCAGCGCGTACCCGTCGAGCTTGCCCTTCAGCTCCGGCAGGACCAGGCCGATGGCCTTCGCGGCGCCGGTGGAGGTCGGCACGATGTTCAGCGCGGCGGCGCGGGCCCGGCGCAGGTCCTTGTGCGGCGCGTCCTGGAGGTTCTGGTCCTGGGTGTACGCGTGGATCGTGGTCATCAGACCCTTGGTGATGCCGAACGTGTCCTGCAGGACCTTCGCCATCGGGGCCAGGCAGTTGGTGGTGCACGAGGCGTTGGAGATGATCGTGTGCTTCGCCGGGTCGTACTGGTCGTGGTTCACGCCCATGACGACGGTGACGTCCTCGTTCTTCGCCGGGGCGGAGATGATGACCTTCTTGGCCCCGCCGTCGACGTGCGCCTTGGCCTTGGTGGCGTCGGTGAAGAAGCCGGTCGACTCGATGACGACGTCCGCGCCGACCTCGCCCCACGGCAGCGCCGCCGGGTCCTTCTCGGCGTACGCCTTGATGGTCTTGCCACCGACGGTGATCTCGTCGGCGGTGGCCTTGACCTCGTACGGCAGACGACCCAGGATGCTGTCGTACTTGAGCAGGTGGGCGAGCGTGCCGTTGTCGGTCAGGTCGTTGACCGCCACGACCTCGATGTCGGCGTCGGACGCCAGCACTGCCCGGAAGAAGTTACGGCCGATTCGGCCAAAGCCGTTGATGCCAACCCGGATGGTCACAGGTCCCATCTCCTCGCGTTCTGGTCCGCCGGCTTCTCAGAACGGTCCGGCGGGAATGGTGTGCGCCGACCGTTTGGAGCCGGCCGTCGACGGTTCATCTCGGCCACCCCGCCGCGCGGTCTGAGGACCTGACCGCCCGAGGCGGTGGGCACGACGAGAAGTGCCGGTGTCGGCCCCCTTGCCGTACTCAGCGACCCTATCCGAGCGTGCGAGACCACGCTGCGCCGGGGCGTGCTCCCGGGCGCACCGTACGGCCCCACCGTCCTATCAGACCACGAGCATGTCGGGCGTGACTGCCGCTTCGGTATCCGGGATGCCGAGGTCCCGGGCGCGCTTGTCGGCGAGCGCCAGGAGCCGGCGGATCCGGCCGGCGATGGCGTCCTTGGTCAGCGGGGGGTCGGCCAGCGCGCCCAACTCCTCCAGCGACGCCTGGCGGTGCTCCAGGCGCAGCCGCCCGGCGTCGGTCAGGTGGTTGGGCGCCTCGTCGGCGAGGATCTCCAGGGCGCGGGTGACCCGGGCGGCGGCGGCGACCGCGGCGCGCGCCGAGCGGCGCAGGTTGGCGTCGTCGAAGTTGGCGAGCCGGTTGGCGGTGGCGCGCACCTCGCGGCGGACCCGGCGTTCCTCCCAGGCCAGCACGCTGGAGTGCGCGCCGATGCGGGTGAGCAGTGCGGCGATGGCGTCACCGTCCTTGACGACCACCCGGTCCACCCCGCGTACCTCGCGGTTCTTGGCGGTGATGCCGATGCGGCGGGCCGCGCCGACCAGCGCCAGCGCGGACTCGGGCCCCGGGCAGGTGATCTCCAGCGCGCTGGAGCGGCCGGGTTCGGTGAGCGAGCCGTGTGCCATGAACGCGCCCCGCCACGCGGAGACCGCGCAGCAGACGTTCGCCGCCACCACGTGCGGGGGCAGCCCGCGCACCGGGCGGCCCCGCACGTCGAGCAGGCCGGTCTGCCGGGCGAGGGCCTCGCCGTCCTTGACCACGCGCACGATGAAGTGGCTGCCCTTGCGCAGCCCGCCGGAGGCCAGAACGTGGATCTCGCTCGGGTAGCCGTAGACCTCGGCGATCTCCCGCCGCAGCCGTCGGGCCACCGCCCCGGTGTCCAGCTCGGCCTCCACCACCACCCGACCGGAGACGATGTGCAGCCCGCCCGCGAAGCGCAGCAGCGCGGCCATCTCCGCGCGCCGACAGCAGGGCTTGGGCACGTCGACCCGACTCAGCTCGTCCTTGACCGCGGCCGTCATCGCCATTGTGCGTCCCCTCACGGACCTGTTCCGGCGTGTCGCCGGAGATTACGTACGTGTCTAACGATCGGAGCCCAGGACAGGCACCAGCGCGGCGCCCAGGGCAGCGGGATCATGGCGGGGAGTGCCGTCGATGACCGCGACGGGGGCGAGGACCAGGCGGGCGCCCAGCGATTCTGCCGCACGTTCGACCGGTTCGGGGTCACCCACCGCCTTGGCGTCGGCGAGCACGAGATCCACCTTGAGTTCGGGCAAATACCAGTGCAGGGCCGCTAGGTGGTCGGCGACGGAGAGCCCGAGGGTCTCCTTCTCCGCGGCGAGGTTGAGCGTGACCAGCCTCCGGGCCGAGGTGGACACGATCGCGTCGGCGAGCTGCGGCACCAGCAGGTGTGGCAGCACGCTCGTGTACCAACTCCCCGGTCCGAAGATCAACCAGTCCGCCGCGCGGATGGCCTCGATGGCCTCGGCGCAGGCCGGCGGGGCGCTCGGGGTGAGTCGCAGCGACTCGACCCGACCCGTGGTGACCGCCACCTGGTGTTGACCGCGCACGGTGCGCACCTCGTCCGGGGCGGCCGGGTCGGCGCCGCGGACCCGGGCCTCGATGCCGACCGGCTGGCGGGACATCGGCAACACCCGGCCCACCGCGCCGAGCATCGCGCCGGCGTGCTCCAGCGCGGCCACCGGGTCGCCGAGCAGCTCCATCAGGCCGCAGAGCACCAGGTTGCCCACCGCGTGCCCGGTCAGCCCGTCGCCGCCGGCCGACGCGCCGTCGGTGCCACGCGGGCCAGCCCCGTCGGTCCCGCGCGGGCCGCCGCCGGACCGGTCCGGGTCGTCGCCGGCAGCCGGGGCCGCGTCGACCGCCCCCGTTGCGGGTACGCCCGCCGGCACGGCGGCGAAGCGGTGCTGGAACAGCCCGGCGCTGCGCCGGGTGGCCGGATGGTCCCCCGCCAAGGCCACCAGCGCCTGCCGCAGGTCACCCGGGGGCAGTCCACCCCGCTCGGCGCGGAGCCGACCGCTGGACCCCCCGTCGTCGCCCACCGTCACCACGGCGGTGATGTCGAGGTCGAGTTCGGGGGCGCAATGGCGCAGCGCGCGCAGGGAGGCGGACAGCCCGTGCCCGCCGCCGAACGCCACGACCCGCCGGGACGTCATTCCCGCCCCAGGTCGCGGTGCTGGGCGTTGGCCGCCAGGCCGGAGTGGCGCAGCCGGCTGGCCAGCTCCTCGGCGATGGCCACGCTGCGATGCTTGCCACCGGTGCAGCCGACCGCGACGGTGAGGTAGCGCTTGCCCTCCCGCTCGAATCCGGTGGTGGTGGCGTTGACCAGGTCGGCGTACGAGGCGACGAAGGCGTCCGCGCCCTCCTGACCCAGCACGTACGCGCTGACCGCCTCCTCCCGTCCGGTGTGCTCGCGCAGCTCCGGCACCCAGTACGGGTTCGGCAGGAAACGGGCGTCCAGCACGAAGTCGGCGTCCGGCGGCAGGCCGTACTTGAAGCCGAAGGACAGCACAGTCACCCGCAGCCGCCGGGCGTCCTCGCCGCCGAACAGCTCCTCGATGCGCCGCCGGAGCTGGTTGACGTTCAGGTGGCTGGTGTCGATGATCACGTCGGCCTGGTCGCGCGCCTCCTCCAGCAGGCCACGCTCCACGGCGATGCCGTCGGCCAGCCGCCCGTCGCCCTGGAGCGGGTGCGAACGGCGGACGCTCTCGAACCGCCGGATCAGCACCTCGTCATCGGCGTCGACGAACACCACCCGGGGTGAGAACCCGCGGTCCCGCAGTTCTCGGATGGCTCCGGCCAGATCGGTGAAGAAGGCCCGCGACCGGACATCCAGCACCATCGCCGTACGCCGGGCCGCTCCGCCGGCCTTGAACGCCAGCTCGGCCATGTCCAGCATCAGTGCCTGCGGCAGGTTGTCGACCACGTAGTAACCGACGTTCTCCAACGCCCGGGCGACGGTGCTACGGCCACCCCCGGAGACGCCGGTGACCACCACGAGAGTGGTCTCCGACTCGGTCGCCACCTGCCCGTCGCCGACAGCCCGGTCGTCCATCCGGTCACCGGACGTGCGCGCCTCGCTCACCCGTACCCCCAAGCCGTGGCGCC
It contains:
- the tpiA gene encoding triose-phosphate isomerase; its protein translation is MASTTRRPLMAGNWKMNLNHLEANLLVQKLAASLTEKQLTDVETVVLPPFTDLRTVQTAVDGDKLLIGYGGQDLSPHASGAYTGDISGPLLAKLGCTYVVVGHSERRAYHHEDDALVNAKVKAALTHGLTPILCVGEGLDVREQGTHVAHCSDQLDGGLAGLTPEQVRQVVIAYEPVWAIGTGKTATPEDAQEVCGAVRQRLAERFDQETADQVRVLYGGSVKASNVASIMAQPDVDGGLVGGASLDAEEFAQICRFPEHLVR
- a CDS encoding phosphoglycerate kinase, producing the protein MSIRTLDDLLAEGVSGRRVLVRADLNVPLDKQTGAITDDGRIRAVLPTLGALVEAGAKVVVCSHLGRPKGAPDPQFSLSPVAGRLGELLGAPVRFATDTVGESARATVADLADGQVALLENLRFNAGETSKDEAERGAFADQLAAFGDAYVDDAFGAVHRKHASVFDVPARLPHVAGRLVLREVEVLSKLTGDPERPYVVVLGGSKVSDKLAVIEALLPTVDRLLIGGGMCFTFLKAQGLEVGTSLLEKDMVETCRNLLERSGGKIMLPVDVVVADAFAPDAAHDTVRVDGIPSHRLGLDVGPETVAGFSAALSQAKTIFWNGPMGVFEMPAFAAGTRGVAEAITKADAFSVVGGGDSAAAVRALGLDESSFGHISTGGGASLEYLEGKTLPGIAALEK
- the gap gene encoding type I glyceraldehyde-3-phosphate dehydrogenase produces the protein MTIRVGINGFGRIGRNFFRAVLASDADIEVVAVNDLTDNGTLAHLLKYDSILGRLPYEVKATADEITVGGKTIKAYAEKDPAALPWGEVGADVVIESTGFFTDATKAKAHVDGGAKKVIISAPAKNEDVTVVMGVNHDQYDPAKHTIISNASCTTNCLAPMAKVLQDTFGITKGLMTTIHAYTQDQNLQDAPHKDLRRARAAALNIVPTSTGAAKAIGLVLPELKGKLDGYALRVPIPTGSATDLTVEVGRETTVDEVNAALKAAADGPLKGILVYNEDPIVSADIVTDPASCIFDAPLTKVIGNQVKVVGWYDNEWGYSNRLVDLVKLVGSSL
- the whiA gene encoding DNA-binding protein WhiA is translated as MAMTAAVKDELSRVDVPKPCCRRAEMAALLRFAGGLHIVSGRVVVEAELDTGAVARRLRREIAEVYGYPSEIHVLASGGLRKGSHFIVRVVKDGEALARQTGLLDVRGRPVRGLPPHVVAANVCCAVSAWRGAFMAHGSLTEPGRSSALEITCPGPESALALVGAARRIGITAKNREVRGVDRVVVKDGDAIAALLTRIGAHSSVLAWEERRVRREVRATANRLANFDDANLRRSARAAVAAAARVTRALEILADEAPNHLTDAGRLRLEHRQASLEELGALADPPLTKDAIAGRIRRLLALADKRARDLGIPDTEAAVTPDMLVV
- a CDS encoding 2-phospho-L-lactate transferase CofD family protein, which translates into the protein MTSRRVVAFGGGHGLSASLRALRHCAPELDLDITAVVTVGDDGGSSGRLRAERGGLPPGDLRQALVALAGDHPATRRSAGLFQHRFAAVPAGVPATGAVDAAPAAGDDPDRSGGGPRGTDGAGPRGTDGASAGGDGLTGHAVGNLVLCGLMELLGDPVAALEHAGAMLGAVGRVLPMSRQPVGIEARVRGADPAAPDEVRTVRGQHQVAVTTGRVESLRLTPSAPPACAEAIEAIRAADWLIFGPGSWYTSVLPHLLVPQLADAIVSTSARRLVTLNLAAEKETLGLSVADHLAALHWYLPELKVDLVLADAKAVGDPEPVERAAESLGARLVLAPVAVIDGTPRHDPAALGAALVPVLGSDR
- the rapZ gene encoding RNase adapter RapZ codes for the protein MDDRAVGDGQVATESETTLVVVTGVSGGGRSTVARALENVGYYVVDNLPQALMLDMAELAFKAGGAARRTAMVLDVRSRAFFTDLAGAIRELRDRGFSPRVVFVDADDEVLIRRFESVRRSHPLQGDGRLADGIAVERGLLEEARDQADVIIDTSHLNVNQLRRRIEELFGGEDARRLRVTVLSFGFKYGLPPDADFVLDARFLPNPYWVPELREHTGREEAVSAYVLGQEGADAFVASYADLVNATTTGFEREGKRYLTVAVGCTGGKHRSVAIAEELASRLRHSGLAANAQHRDLGRE